The Candidatus Angelobacter sp. nucleotide sequence GAATCAAACTCGTCGAAATCGATGTGGACACCAAGGCTTACGATGCCGGGCATATTCCCGGCGCCGTCGGGTTCAACTGGCAGACCCAGCTCCAGGACCAGGTTCGTCGCGACATCATCGACAGGGAAACGTTTGAAAAGCTTGTCGGCGGAGCGGGCATTTCCCCGGGAGACACGGTGGTGGTTTATGGGGACAACAACAACTGGTTCGCGGCCTATGGCCTCTGGCTGTTCAAAATCTACGGTCACAAAGATGTCCGGTTGATGAACGGCGGCCGGGTAAAATGGCTGAATGAAAAGGACAAATCGCTCACGACGGAAATCCCGAAGGTGACACCGGTCGCATACAAGGCCGCGGGCGTTCACCTCGAATTGCGCGCCATGCTGCCGGAAGTGATGGACATCTCTAAAACCGGGAAGGCCAACCTCGTGGATGTGCGCAGTCCGGATGAGTTCAGTGGCAAGGTGATCGCACCCCCGGGCATGACCGAAACCGCGCAACGTGGTGGCCATATTCCCGGCGC carries:
- a CDS encoding sulfurtransferase — translated: MKLVEIDVDTKAYDAGHIPGAVGFNWQTQLQDQVRRDIIDRETFEKLVGGAGISPGDTVVVYGDNNNWFAAYGLWLFKIYGHKDVRLMNGGRVKWLNEKDKSLTTEIPKVTPVAYKAAGVHLELRAMLPEVMDISKTGKANLVDVRSPDEFSGKVIAPPGMTETAQRGGHIPGAKSVPWSTAVAADGTFKSADELQSIYLQQKGVDPKKATVAYCRIGERSSHTWFVLKYLLGIDNVKNYDGSWTEYGNVVAAPIEKG